In Candidatus Defluviilinea proxima, a single genomic region encodes these proteins:
- a CDS encoding cupin domain-containing protein — MYSPINLVEKFSKFSEHWSPKIVAQMNDYHFKLAKVQGEFVWHDHPETDEMFLVVKGQLEIHFRDGKVTLNEGEMYVVPKGVEHKPVAERECHILLVEPAGTVNTGDVVDEKTAPNDVWI; from the coding sequence GTCGAAAAATTTTCAAAATTCTCTGAACATTGGTCTCCGAAGATCGTTGCACAGATGAATGACTATCATTTCAAACTTGCCAAAGTGCAGGGAGAATTTGTATGGCATGACCACCCTGAGACAGACGAGATGTTCCTTGTTGTGAAGGGTCAACTCGAGATCCATTTCCGTGATGGGAAAGTGACTTTGAACGAAGGCGAGATGTATGTGGTTCCCAAAGGCGTGGAGCATAAGCCTGTCGCTGAGCGGGAATGTCATATTTTGCTTGTTGAGCCAGCAGGTACGGTTAATACGGGTGATGTTGTCGATGAAAAAACAGCCCCTAATGATGTTTGGATCTAG
- a CDS encoding molybdenum cofactor biosynthesis protein MoaE encodes MFSITEEEIDLNDLLAKITLTSTGAAAIFTGMVRGETTRGDAHDTEYLEYEAYIPMAEAKMKQVADEIRAKWPVIEGIAVVQRIGKLYPKTPTVLIACTAAHRDTGVFDAARYGIDRLKEIVPIWKKEVGPNGEEWVEGDYVPKAGE; translated from the coding sequence ATTTTTTCGATCACAGAAGAGGAAATTGATCTGAACGATCTGCTCGCGAAGATCACACTCACGTCCACGGGGGCGGCCGCGATATTTACAGGCATGGTGCGCGGCGAGACAACACGCGGCGATGCGCATGACACGGAATACCTTGAATACGAGGCTTATATTCCCATGGCCGAAGCGAAGATGAAGCAGGTTGCGGATGAGATCCGTGCGAAGTGGCCGGTCATTGAAGGGATTGCAGTTGTGCAACGAATTGGAAAGTTGTATCCAAAAACGCCAACGGTCTTGATCGCCTGTACGGCGGCGCATCGGGATACGGGTGTGTTTGATGCCGCACGCTATGGCATTGACCGTTTGAAGGAGATCGTTCCTATTTGGAAGAAGGAAGTTGGCCCGAACGGCGAGGAGTGGGTTGAAGGGGATTATGTGCCGAAAGCAGGGGAGTAG
- the moaD gene encoding molybdopterin converting factor subunit 1, which produces MNRIKLLFFATIRDRAGTKSMEVDVPDDMTVQGLKDKLGEDYPKLKESMKSVLITINREYAFDEAVIPQGAEMAMFPPVSGG; this is translated from the coding sequence ATGAACCGAATCAAATTATTGTTTTTTGCCACCATCCGTGACCGCGCAGGGACAAAATCCATGGAAGTGGACGTCCCTGATGATATGACCGTGCAAGGACTCAAAGATAAGCTTGGCGAGGACTACCCCAAGCTGAAAGAGTCCATGAAGAGTGTGTTGATCACCATCAACCGTGAGTATGCATTCGATGAAGCTGTCATTCCGCAGGGCGCAGAGATGGCAATGTTCCCGCCGGTATCGGGAGGATGA